Within Oribacterium sp. oral taxon 102, the genomic segment GGAGAGGGAGACTCCTCAATCAGCTTCTGATGGTTCCTCTGCACAGAGCAGTCCCGTTCGCCCAGTGCTGCCACATGCCCCTCGCTGTCTCCCAGAATCTGCACCTCCACATGCCTCGGGTGGAGAATCAGCTTCTCGATATACATAGCGTCGTCCCCGAAGGCATTGGCGGATTCCCGCTGCGCTGTGATGAACTCATTTTCGAAGTCCTCCGCAGCATAGCATTCCCGCATTCCCTTGCCCCCGCCGCCGGAGGATGCCTTGATCATCACCGGAAAGCCGATCTCCTCCGCGATCCGCTGTGCCTCCGCCGCATCATAAACCGCCTCTCTGCTGCCCGGCACCACAGGCACTCCCGCACGCCTCATCATTGCCCGCGCTGCGGATTTATTGCCCATGCTGTCGATCACCGACGGCTCCGGTCCGATAAATATCAGCCCGTTTTCTCTGCATTTTTCCGCGAAGCGGCTATTCTCCGACAGAAAGCCGTAGCCGGGATGCACCGCGTCGCAGCCCATATTTTTCGCCGCGGTGATCAATGCGTCCATATTCAGATAGGTATTCCGTGCTGCGCCCTCCCCGATGCAGACCTTGCTGTCCGCGAGCCGGATATGGAGGGAATTCCTGTCCTCTCTGGAATAGACCGCGACAGAGGGAATCTCCATTTCCCGAAGCGCCCGAATGATGCGGACCGCGATCTCCCCACGATTTGCAATCAAAACCCGTTTCAACACAGCGACCTCCTGCTCAAAGCTTCTTCACACGGAACAGCGGCTGTCCGTACTCCACCTTCTGCTCATTGGAAACCAGCACTGCCTCGATCTCGCAGTCATAGTCCGCCGTGATCTCGTTCATCATCTTCATTGCCTCCACGATGCAGACGGTGTCTCCCGCCCGCACACGGTCTCCCACCTTTACATAAGCGGGAATGTCCGGGCCCGCAGCGGAGTAAAAGGTTCCTACGATGGGGCTCGTGATATGAAATTCCAGATCCTCCTGCTCCTCTCCCGCTGCAGCGCTCTCCTTCCCCTCCGCTGTCGCGCTTCCCGCTCCGCTGTAGCCCGGAAATGCCGGAAGCCCCGGAGATGCAAGTACCGGCGCATTGTCCAGCTTGCTCATGCTGATTTCGAATTCTCCGTCACGGAGCTTCATGGTCTTCAGGGAAGAGCCCTCCATGATTCTCACCAGTCCCTCAATTTTCTCCAGATCCATCTGTCTTCTCCTCCGTCTTATTCCCTTCCGTACACCGCAGGCCGCCCTCGGGGTCTTCCCCTCGGCTGCCCTCCGTTTCCGTATCCGGCGCTATGCCGGGAAGAGCTGCTCCAGACGCTTCGCCGTGAGCCGAACCGCCAGCACCTCCCTGCAGGGTTTGTGGATCTGATTCCGCATCTCCTGCAGGCTGTTCTCCTCCTCCCGAAGCAGCGCCTGTGCCTCCTCCACCGTGATCCTCCGGAAACGAATCCGGTCGTCCGTCCGGCACTGCGCCAGCTTCGGCAGATCCACGCTGGCTACCGTAGCGATCTTCGCATATCCCCCCGTAGTCTGCCGGTCGGCGAGCAAAATGATCGGCTTGCCGTGGGCGGGCACCTGCACCGCTCCCAGCGCAATACCGTCGGAAATGATATCCGAGCCCCGCTTCGTCTCAATGAAGCTCCCGTCCAGCCGGACGCCCATACGGTCGAAATTGCCGGATACCGTGAACTCGCTGTTCAGGAAGCGGTCTATGCCGCGGTGGGTAAACATCTGCTCCTGCGGTCCCATAATCACCCGGAGCGTCACCGCACTATCCTCGTATTCCCGGATCGGAAGCGTGCGGGAAAGGAAATAGGGCAGGTATACTCTCCGCTTGATCCGCATATCCAGGAAATCGCCGTCCATGAGCTTTCTTCCCTTGAAGCCGCCGATCCCGCATTTCAGGTTGGTGGAGCGGGAGCCCATCACCACCGGAGCCTGCAAATAATTGGAGAAGGCAATGTAGCAGCTGCGCCCCGTCCTCGCGCTCCCCAGCTTCAGCACATCTCCCTTGTTGACATAAATCGCCGTATACATGGGAACGGGCTCGTCATTCAGCTCCGGACGGAAATCGCCTCCCGTAATGGCGATGATCTGCGCCGCGGTAAACTCCAGCGTCGGCCCGATGAGGGTACACTCCAGCACAGCTTCATTCTCCGGATTGTCCAGAAGGAGATTCGCGATGCGGAAGGAGCGGACGTCCATCACGCCGCCCACATTGAAGCCCTGGCTCTGGTAGCCGCTGCGTCCCAGATCCTGCACCGTGGTCAGCATGCCGCCCTTTATCACTCGGAATCCCATTCGTCCTCCCCCTCATATACCCTGCATTGATAGTTTCCTGTCTCCACCGCGCGCTGCAGCTCCCGGTACTCCTCCGGGGAAATCGGCAGGAAGCGGATATAGTCTCCCGCCTCCACCAGAATCGGCTTCTCTCTCCCGGGATCATAGGTTCTGACCGGCGTCATGCCCATGAGCTGCCAGCCGCCGGGAGAGTCCAGCGGATAAATACCGGTCTGGGAGCCGCCGATCCCCACGGAGCCCGCAGGGATGCGCACTCTGGGATTGGCAAGGCGCGGCGTGTGAAGCCGCTCGTCCAGCCCGCCGAGATACGTGAAGCCCGGCAGGAAGCCCAGCATATAAATGAGGTAATCGCGGGAGCTGTGAAGAGAGACGACCTCCTCCTCGGAGAGCCCCGCATGGGCTGCGATGCTGCCGAGATCCGGACCGTATTCCCCGCCGTAAACCACCGGAATCTCATAGATCCTGCGGTGCAGGCTGTCCACCTGCGTATCCATCCGGACAATGCTGCCGATCCTGCGATAGATCTCCGAATAGGAGATCACCAGGGGATTATAGTTGATGAGGAGTGCGCAGTAGGTGGGGATCATGTCTACGATTCCCTCGATCTGCTGCTGGCGGATCAGCTTCACCACCGCCGCGATCCTCCGGTTCACCTCCGGGCGGATCGTCTGTTCAAATACAATCAAGAGGGAGGAATCTCCCTCTGCTAAAACCTTGATATTCTGCATCTTCGTTTCCTCAGCCCCTTATGCGAAAAGGCTCGCGAGATTCCCGAGAGAGCGGACGCCCACATAGGCGGACAGCAGCACCACCAGTCCTCCCAGCAGCAAAAGCCACACAGGATGCCGGTAATTCTCTCCCATGATGCTCTTCTTCTGCGAGGCGATCAGGGAAATCCCCAGCGTCACCGGCAGGATCAGCCCATTCAGCGCGCCGGCTACCACGAGGAGAGCCGCCGGACTGCCGGACACTGCCATGATGAGGGTAGAGAACGCGATA encodes:
- the accC gene encoding acetyl-CoA carboxylase biotin carboxylase subunit translates to MLKRVLIANRGEIAVRIIRALREMEIPSVAVYSREDRNSLHIRLADSKVCIGEGAARNTYLNMDALITAAKNMGCDAVHPGYGFLSENSRFAEKCRENGLIFIGPEPSVIDSMGNKSAARAMMRRAGVPVVPGSREAVYDAAEAQRIAEEIGFPVMIKASSGGGGKGMRECYAAEDFENEFITAQRESANAFGDDAMYIEKLILHPRHVEVQILGDSEGHVAALGERDCSVQRNHQKLIEESPSPAVTEERRQEMLSAAVRAAEAVHYTGAGTIEFIVDQDGAFYFMEMNTRIQVEHGVTELVSGIDLVAEQLRVAAGEPLSFTQEQVLLRGHAIECRINAEIPEQNFMPSPGRVTHLHLPGGNGVRVDTALYTGYVIPPDYDSMIAKLMVYADTREAAIRKMRAALDETVILGVNTNLDFQYKIMQADAFREGRADTGFVEAFMQGGRADESRSE
- the accB gene encoding acetyl-CoA carboxylase biotin carboxyl carrier protein — encoded protein: MDLEKIEGLVRIMEGSSLKTMKLRDGEFEISMSKLDNAPVLASPGLPAFPGYSGAGSATAEGKESAAAGEEQEDLEFHITSPIVGTFYSAAGPDIPAYVKVGDRVRAGDTVCIVEAMKMMNEITADYDCEIEAVLVSNEQKVEYGQPLFRVKKL
- a CDS encoding biotin-dependent carboxyltransferase family protein is translated as MGFRVIKGGMLTTVQDLGRSGYQSQGFNVGGVMDVRSFRIANLLLDNPENEAVLECTLIGPTLEFTAAQIIAITGGDFRPELNDEPVPMYTAIYVNKGDVLKLGSARTGRSCYIAFSNYLQAPVVMGSRSTNLKCGIGGFKGRKLMDGDFLDMRIKRRVYLPYFLSRTLPIREYEDSAVTLRVIMGPQEQMFTHRGIDRFLNSEFTVSGNFDRMGVRLDGSFIETKRGSDIISDGIALGAVQVPAHGKPIILLADRQTTGGYAKIATVASVDLPKLAQCRTDDRIRFRRITVEEAQALLREEENSLQEMRNQIHKPCREVLAVRLTAKRLEQLFPA
- the pxpB gene encoding 5-oxoprolinase subunit PxpB, translated to MQNIKVLAEGDSSLLIVFEQTIRPEVNRRIAAVVKLIRQQQIEGIVDMIPTYCALLINYNPLVISYSEIYRRIGSIVRMDTQVDSLHRRIYEIPVVYGGEYGPDLGSIAAHAGLSEEEVVSLHSSRDYLIYMLGFLPGFTYLGGLDERLHTPRLANPRVRIPAGSVGIGGSQTGIYPLDSPGGWQLMGMTPVRTYDPGREKPILVEAGDYIRFLPISPEEYRELQRAVETGNYQCRVYEGEDEWDSE